A window of Hippoglossus stenolepis isolate QCI-W04-F060 chromosome 16, HSTE1.2, whole genome shotgun sequence contains these coding sequences:
- the LOC118123022 gene encoding trinucleotide repeat-containing gene 6B protein isoform X2, giving the protein MEDKKKKKEDKKKRETSQKGPEQKIKVPESAKPSCSQPLATPGSVSPSPGPVAPSSPSPGAAGVSAQVPTGGGNNAKQRTAVANGQPSSSPSGSQTSQQQRYMSREVPPRFRSQQDHKVLLKRGQPPLSSMLLGGGGGGGGEGGTGGGSGWAATPPVSSQGADNPNASTAGGADSNLGSSSPSPPNSSSLCVAALSSSSSTTTSTYANSTWGAGSGSQSSSQGCGTVIVDGTDLEDWPSILGGAKLSSDVAGGGVQEQDCPGNNNSSASWSERSIQQKGGTAGGGAGNMDNPSPPRSSPPLSSSSSLNECVQSSDVWGSSTSSQVEAGLGSAAFYNSKVSHLLPGPQESPVGGSSSVPGANFNPNMNPSAWPALVQGGTSTSASEGLPLHSSITSASSFSASTTPITTHSLSSVNQTGLHQQHTEIAVPARSGEPQHLGNPELGSSGGARGGAGPNQEGGDEKGCGVASIEEEGSGNLSGSSSSSLPASSSWRSMPPVSSDLSAGVSPADGWGGGGTGAQGQEGNAWGFGSQGEKPGWGKGNDGGSNTPVVSQGAWEGGSSEAEWAGTRGSVTLTNLAIGSGRGGDVSSSNSSSSGGSIGGSVLQDSASPKFETMTKAWDNQTGVESGDKAVCEWGGGGVGGGGGGQGEGTGSGAPSSSSGGGSTAGSGGEGAGGSHKQDQASPVDNRSPQTSNAEVALLGMLNRSDLDPRVLSNMGWGQTQIRQNVAWDLDTTAGVGNRKQRSTSSSSAFSSATTTTSRGPGYPSNTSSVTNDPSSGSHTASLNSGPAPVKDGCDGDATQSTCGTHVHGSTIRKPGLPEEDIKANPGKAAGGWGDLPPETQGKGWGTDEQQQWRDHRGGGNRRDTGNQGSEWTDGPEEKGTGGWKGTGRGETGGWGGQVGGGGDWGQRDSKPGGGWGDGRGDGRGDGRGDGRGDGRGDGREMGEMAGRWARDGRGDGRGDGRGRGGGNSDEGSSWGNMDEGGSQRGGWEGGDGGASKSHQDWGSAKPHTAAAQIPNSQVAPMKAPNQQQHQSQGQQPPGGPMQGGWNSRSNVGGRDGGGGGGPPSKNQNQSSGWTSGPIPQISGGGGDALETSGWEEPSPQSISRKMEIDDGTSAWGDPTRYKSKNVNLWDKNSAPPSQSHAQQAPPPGMQQQPPRRQQGMQQGMQHSRDANSRSAAAGPGMWGGGAPSGDNGNTTWGQASDATAGWGDQEEPSKASGWGNPSPNPGKPAGTKSMESWGGKGEASVAASRHASWDEEDDGSGGVWNNTTNQGNSSSFNSGGWGQTHGGKRGNMKSGGGESWMNPVSRQFSNMGLLGDDPSDDKKMEGDKRGMSDYNGEMRRGGRGGGGYRMPSSKDMGPVDMGPYGDKMGGHGGFAGSGGGMAPPRGMHQPGMHPLNSQGLRAQVPHQFLSAQACQLLLQQQQQQQQQQLLQNQRKFPQPQPLRQQADPQQLARIMAILQQQRQHQQGGVGGAGTGGGGSKLSPSHLGAGLSKQPMVDSLPHPGMGGPLSDHHAKTQGMYSGLAPGGNMSGLELGPMMGGMKETGGQQSRFKWMMEGHSPAPSPPNPSLHKNGPLPSSIKVRGGSPYSQYEMLGGDGLGIPPQGSADNWHRTPGSKMGNKPAISSWPPEFQPGVPWKGIQSSGDPESDPYMTPGSVLGSPGPPSLNDSDHQLLRDNIGPNPSLNTSLPSPGAWPYSASDSLLSNAHSTGKYSEYKPSWPPEPIGQNKFWKTNRNSSHLPRPPPGLTNQKQASPSPWGSGGPRSARSWGGGGMNQESRYGPGSAWSDGTASRGSCWLLLSNLTPQIDGSTLRTICMQHGPLLTFHLGLTQGSALIRYSSRQEAAKAQGALHMCVLGNTTILAEFVSEEEVARYFAHSQAGGTEGGSSGGAPASGMQGSSGTGTSVANSGGSSPGSERAPAPTSGGNGGGGESGTAGLGSVRSSGSGWQSLDGTGSSSDTSSAQGPGLGIFSQWSTNGSGEGGGVGGVEGGRSGLWGGMTAGYPSSSLWGAPQMEERLQMDSPAALLPGDLLGGGADSI; this is encoded by the exons ATggaagacaagaaaaagaagaaagaagataaGAAGAAAAGGGAAACCTCTCAGAAG GGGCCAGAACAGAAAATCAAAG tgcCAGAATCAGCCAAACCCTCCTGCTCCCAGCCGCTCGCCACCCCAGGCTCAGTGTCCCCCAGCCCTGGCCCCGTTGCCCCCTCATCCCCCAGTCCTGGTGCCGCTGGGGTTTCTGCACAAGTTCCTACTGGTGGTGGGAACAATGCAAAGCAGCGGACTGCTGTGGCCAACGGacagccctcctcctccccctctggcAGCCAGACCTCCCAGCAGCAGCGATACATGTCCAGAGAGGTTCCACCGAGATTTCGCAGCCAGCAGGACCACAAAGTGTTACTGAAGAGAGGCCAGCCGCCGCTGTCCTCCATGCTgctggggggaggaggaggaggaggaggggagggaggtacaggaggaggcagtggcTGGGCAGCCACCCCTCCTGTGTCCTCACAGGGAGCAGATAACCCCAATGCAAGCACAGCTGGAGGCGCAG ATTCCAACCTGGGTTCATCCTCCCCTTCACCCCCCAACTCATCTTCATTATGTGTTGCTGCtctgtcgtcttcttcttctactactACTTCAACTTATGCAAATTCCACATGGGGGGCGGGCTCTGGCAGCCAGTCCTCTTCTCAGGGCTGCGGGACGGTGATTGTGGATGGGACTGACCTGGAGGATTGGCCAAGCATCCTAGGCGGGGCCAAATTGAGTTCTGACGTGGCTGGAGGAGGGGTGCAGGAGCAAGACTGCCCCGGTAACAACAACAGTAGTGCCTCATGGAGTGAGAGAAGCATCCAGCAGAAGGGAGGAacggcaggaggaggagcagggaacATGGACAATCCTTCCCCACCtcgttcttctcctcctctttcctcctcttcctcgcttaATGAATGTGTTCAGTCAAGTGATGTGTGGGgctcttccacctcctctcagGTGGAGGCAGGGTTAGGATCAGCAGCATTTTACAATTCCAAAGTCTCCCATCTTCTACCTGGGCCTCAGGAGAGCCCTGtgggtggcagcagcagtgtccCTGGTGCCAATTTTAACCCCAACATGAACCCCTCTGCCTGGCCTGCCCTGGTGCAAGGTGGGACATCAACTTCGGCTAGCGAAGGCCTTCCACTGCACTCGTCCATTACTTCAGCTTCCTCGTTCTCTGCCAGCACCACCCCCATCACCACTCATTCTCTTTCATCTGTGAATCAAACtggtcttcatcagcagcaTACTGAGATAGCTGTTCCGGCCAGAAGTGGAGAACCGCAGCACTTAGGAAACCCGGAGCTGGGTTCAAGTGggggagcaagaggaggagcaggaccaAATCAAGAAGGTGGTGATGAGAAAGGTTGTGGGGTTGCTAGTATTGAAGAAGAAGGGAGTGGTAATCTTTCTggctcctcgtcttcctccttaCCTGCCTCTTCTTCTTGGAGATCCATGCCACCAGTGTCCTCTGACCTCAGTGCAGGTGTGTCACCGGCCgatgggtggggtgggggaggcACTGGAGCTCAGGGGCAGGAAGGGAATGCGTGGGGCTTTGGTAGCCAGGGAGAGAAGCCAGGCTGGGGCAAGGGAAATGACGGTGGTTCAAATACCCCAGTGGTATCTCAGGGAGCATGGGAAGGAGGCAGTTCAGAAGCAGAGTGGGCTGGAACAAGGGGCAGTGTAACTTTGACTAACTTAGCAATaggaagtggaagaggaggagatgtgagcagcagcaacagcagcagtagtGGAGGCAGTATTGGGGGCAGTGTTCTGCAGGACTCTGCCTCACCAAAGTTTGAAACTATGACAAAAGCTTGGGACAATCAGACAGGGGTGGAGAGTGGAGACAAAGCAGTTTGTGagtggggtggaggaggagtagggggaggaggaggagggcagggtGAAGGCACTGGAAGTGGAGCACCTTCATCCTCTAGCGGAGGAGGGTCCACAGCTGGAAGCGGTGGAGAAGGGGCTGGTGGCAGTCACAAGCAGGACCAAGCCTCACCTGTAGACAACCGCTCCCCCCAGACCTCCAATGCTGAAGTGGCCTTACTTGGCATGCTAAATCGATCTGACCTGGACCCCAGAGTACTTTCTAACATGGGCTGGGGGCAGACCCAGATTCGACAGAATGTGGCCTGGGACCTGGACACCACAGCAGGAGTAGGAAACCGAAAGCAAAGAAGtacttcatcttcctctgcatTCTCATCAGCAACCACGACCACTAGTCGTGGTCCCGGGTACCCCTCTAATACCAGTTCAGTAACTAATGATCCGTCCTCTGGCAGTCACACGGCCAGCCTAAACTCTGGGCCTGCTCCAGTTAAGGATGGCTGCGATGGTGATGCCACACAGTCAACCTGTGGTACTCATGTGCATGGTAGCACTATAAGGAAGCCAGGATTGCCAGAAGAAGATATCAAGGCCAACCCAGGGAAGGCAGCTGGAGGCTGGGGTGATCTTCCACCCGAAACCCAGGGCAAAGGATGGGGGACTGACGAACAACAACAATGGAGggatcacagaggaggagggaacagGAGAGACACTGGAAATCAGGGTAGCGAGTGGACCGATGGTCCAGAGGAAAAAGGGACAGGGGGATGGAAGGGGACTGGAAGAGGGGAGACAGGTGGTTGGGGAGGACAGgttggagggggaggagacTGGGGACAGAGGGACTCGAAGCCTGGAGGTGGGTGGGGAGATGGGCGAGGAGATGGACGGGGAGATGGGCGAGGAGATGGACGGGGAGATGGGCGAGGAGATGGCCGGGAGATGGGCGAGATGGCCGGGCGATGGGCGAGAGATGGACGGGGAGATGGGCGGGGAGATGGGCGAGGCCGAGGTGGAGGCAACTCTGATGAGGGATCTTCCTGGGGTAATATGGATGAGGGAGGGTCTCAGCGAGGAGGATGGGAAGGGGGGGATGGGGGTGCAAGCAAATCCCACCAAGATTGGGGGAGTGCCAAGccccacacagcagcagcacagatacCAAACAGCCAAGTGGCACCAATGAAAGCCCCAAATCAACAGCAGCACCAATCACAGGGCCAGCAGCCACCAGGAGGTCCCATGCAAGGTGGGTGGAACAGCCGGTCCAATGttggagggagagatggaggtggaggtggaggtccACCATCCAAGAATCAGAACCAAAGTTCAGGCTGGACCTCTGGCCCAATCCCCCAAATCTCTGGAGGTGGGGGGGATGCCCTGGAGACCAGTGGCTGGGAAGAACCCTCCCCTCAGTCTATCAGTCGCAAGATGGAAATCGATGATGGCACTTCTGCCTGGGGAGACCCAACCCGCTACAAAAGCAAGAATGTGAACTTGTGGGACAAGAACAGTGCTCCCCCCAGTCAAAGCCACGCTCAGCAGGCCCCGCCTCCAGGCATGCAGCAGCAACCCCCCAGAAGGCAGCAAGGGATGCAGCAAGGGATGCAGCACAGCAGGGATGCAAACTCTCGCAGTGCTGCAGCGG GTCCGGGTATGTGGGGAGGAGGTGCACCATCTGGGGATAATGGTAATACTACGTGGGGCCAGGCGTCAGATGCAACAGCAGGCTGGGGGGATCAAGAGGAACCCAGCAAAGCTTCTGGCTGGGGGAACCCTTCACCCAACCCTGGTAAACCTG CAGGCACCAAGTCGATGGAAAGCTGGGGTGGGAAGGGAGAGGCCTCCGTTGCAGCCTCCCGTCACGCCAGCTGGGATGAGGAAGACGATGGTAGTGGAGGGGTCTGGAACAACACGACCAACCAGGGCAACAGCTCCTCCTTCAACTCTGGAGGCTGGGGTCAGACTCATGGAGGCAAGAGAGGCAACATGAAG AGTGGAGGTGGGGAGAGCTGGATGAACCCAGTTTCACGTCAGTTTTCAAACATGGGCCTTCTG GGTGATGATCCAAGTGATGACAAAAAGATGGAAGGAGACAAGAGAGGAATGAGTGACTATAACGGAGAGATGCGTAGgggaggaagaggcggaggaggttACCGCATGCCTAGTTCCAAAGACATGGGTCCCGTTGACATGGGGCCGTATGGAGACAAG ATGGGTGGCCATGGAGGGTTTGCTGGCAGTGGCGGAGGGATGGCTCCACCTCGAGGGATGCACCAACCGGGCATGCATCCGCTGAACTCCCAGGGGTTGCGTGCTCAAGTGCCTCATCAGTTCCTCTCTGCACAG GCTTGTCAGCtccttctgcagcagcagcagcaacagcaacaacagcagctcctgcagaacCAGAGGAAGTtccctcagcctcagcctctCAGGCAGCAGGCAGACCCACAGCAG CTGGCGAGGATTATGGCtattctgcagcagcagaggcagcatcAGCAGGGTGGGGTTGGAGGAGCTGGAACAGGAGGAGGGGGCTCCAAACTGTCCCCTTCTCACCTGGGAGCAGGCCTCTCCAAACAGCCCATGGTTGACTCCCTTCCACATCCTGGAATGGGGGGGCCCTTATCAGACCATCATGCCAAAACACAAGGGATGTACTCTG GGCTTGCCCCTGGTGGTAACATGTCAGGATTGGAGCTTGGTCCCATGATGGGAGGCATGAAGGAAACCGGAGGACAGCAGTCCAGATTCAAGTGGATGATGGAGGGACACTCCCCAGCTCCCTCTCCCCCCAACCCAAGCCTTCATAAGAACG GCCCGTTACCCAGTTCTATAAAGGTGAGAGGAGGATCCCCTTACTCCCAGTATGAAATGCTGGGCGGTGATGGTTTAGGGATTCCCCCACAGGGCTCTGCAGACAACTGGCATCGAACTCCCGGTAGTAAAATGGGGAACAAACCTGCCATATCCAGCTGGCCTCCAG AGTTCCAGCCCGGTGTGCCCTGGAAAGGAATCCAGAGTAGTGGAGACCCCGAGTCTGACCCCTACATGACTCCTGGTAGTGTTCTTGGCTCCCCAGGACCCCCAAGCCTCAATGACTCTGACCACCAGTTACTACGAGACAACATAG GGCCAAACCCTTCCCTCAACACCTCGCTGCCTTCACCTGGTGCCTGGCCCTACAGTGCCTCAGACAGTCTGCTCAGCAATGCACACAGCACAg GAAAGTACTCGGAGTACAAGCCCAGCTGGCCTCCAGAGCCCATCGGACAAAACAAGTTTTGGAAAACCAATCGCAACAGCTCGCATCTGCCACGCCCCCCTCCTGGCTTAACTAATCAGAAGCAGGCCTCGCCCTCCCCATGGGGCAGTGGGGGCCCACGGTCGGCCCGGAgctggggaggaggtgggatgaaTCAAGAGTCAAGATATGGGCCAG GCTCAGCTTGGAGCGATGGCACGGCCTCCAGAGGCAGCTGCTGGTTGTTGCTGAGCAACCTGACCCCGCAG ATCGATGGCTCCACACTGAGGACTATCTGCATGCAGCATGGCCCCCTGCTGACCTTCCATCTTGGCCTAACCCAGGGCAGCGCTCTGATTCGCTACAGCAGCCGGCAGGAAGCAGCCAAGGCCCAGGGTGCACTACACAT GTGTGTTTTGGGCAACACCACAATCCTGGCGGAGTttgtgagtgaggaggaagttGCTCGCTATTTTGCACATTCCCAGGCCGGAGGGACAGAGGGGGGCAGCTCAGGAGGGGCCCCAGCCAGTGGAATGCAGGGCTCGTCTGGTACAGGCACCTCTGTGGCC